A genomic segment from Syntrophotalea acetylenivorans encodes:
- the rhlP gene encoding rhombotarget lipoprotein (RhlP (RHombo-target LipoProtein) is a family of predicted lipoproteins that, in general, co-occurs with a form of rhombosortase, and that has an apparent cleavage site for that enzyme, a GlyGly motif, near the C-terminus.): MRLLAYKIGWITLVLLVLFLAGCLGTLGQRQTRYTSSVVDYLYPKKEVVVEPSVPYLNLPLRVGVAFVPSTSRGSRAADLSETDKMALMERIAAEFRALSFVKEIELIPSAYLVREGSFTNLDQIRTMYGVDVIALLSFDQVQHTDEGLLSLSYWTIVGAYLVKGEKNDTSTMMDAAVYDIASRKMLFRAPGTSHVKGSATPVNLSEQLRIDSAEGFSLAADQLVVNLKDQLERFKEKVKQRPEEYVVKHRAGYTGGGSLGAGYALLVLGLGGWALRRGCKD; this comes from the coding sequence ATGCGGTTACTGGCTTACAAGATCGGCTGGATCACCCTGGTGTTGCTGGTTCTTTTCCTGGCGGGCTGCCTCGGAACCTTAGGGCAGAGGCAGACCAGGTACACGAGCAGCGTGGTCGATTACCTCTATCCGAAAAAAGAGGTGGTCGTGGAGCCGAGCGTGCCCTACCTGAACCTGCCGTTGCGGGTGGGAGTGGCCTTTGTGCCGAGTACATCCAGGGGGAGCCGGGCCGCCGACCTGAGCGAAACCGACAAGATGGCGCTGATGGAGCGGATCGCCGCCGAGTTCCGGGCGCTGTCTTTCGTCAAGGAGATCGAGCTGATCCCTTCGGCCTACCTGGTGCGGGAGGGCAGCTTCACCAATCTCGATCAGATCCGCACCATGTACGGTGTTGACGTGATCGCCCTGCTTTCCTTTGACCAGGTGCAGCATACCGACGAAGGGCTGCTGTCGCTGTCGTACTGGACCATCGTCGGCGCCTACCTGGTGAAGGGGGAGAAGAACGACACCAGCACCATGATGGACGCAGCGGTGTACGACATCGCCAGCCGCAAGATGCTGTTCCGCGCCCCCGGCACCAGCCATGTCAAGGGCTCGGCGACCCCGGTGAACCTCTCCGAGCAATTGCGGATCGACTCGGCGGAAGGTTTCAGCCTGGCTGCCGACCAGCTGGTGGTGAATCTGAAGGATCAGTTGGAGCGCTTCAAGGAAAAGGTCAAGCAGCGGCCCGAAGAGTACGTGGTTAAACACCGGGCCGGGTACACCGGCGGCGGCAGCCTGGGGGCGGGATACGCCCTGTTGGTTCTCGGCCTGGGGGGCTGGGCGCTGCGGCGCGGCTGTAAAGATTGA
- a CDS encoding DUF456 domain-containing protein: MEYFLWSLAVLLVLSGIVGLIVPALPGSPLLFAGLFCAAWAEDFVYVSWGTLTLLGFLTILAWLADFVAGAFGAKRFGASNRAMVGAAIGALVGMFFSLPGLLLGPFIGAMAFELTARADLQAASRAGVGAFLGLVLGTAAKMALAFAMIGIFLAVRLF; this comes from the coding sequence ATGGAATATTTTCTTTGGTCTTTGGCTGTGCTGCTGGTGTTGTCGGGCATAGTCGGACTGATAGTGCCCGCCCTGCCAGGCTCTCCCTTGCTGTTTGCCGGTTTGTTCTGTGCGGCCTGGGCGGAAGATTTTGTCTATGTGAGTTGGGGGACCCTGACCCTGCTGGGCTTCCTGACGATTCTGGCCTGGTTGGCCGATTTTGTTGCCGGAGCCTTTGGCGCCAAGCGATTCGGGGCTTCCAACCGGGCGATGGTCGGTGCCGCCATCGGCGCGCTGGTCGGTATGTTTTTCAGCCTGCCGGGCCTCTTACTGGGCCCTTTCATCGGCGCTATGGCCTTTGAACTCACCGCCCGGGCCGACCTGCAGGCGGCTAGCCGGGCCGGTGTCGGTGCGTTTCTTGGTCTGGTTTTGGGCACTGCCGCCAAAATGGCCCTGGCCTTTGCCATGATCGGGATTTTTTTGGCGGTCCGGCTGTTTTGA
- a CDS encoding S1C family serine protease, whose amino-acid sequence MRCPHCGFDQEEAESCQACGLVFAKYAQRQQRLQETEAPVSEPARSGGNKVWFLVSLALIVGLTAGGILRGRKASEPAVSEIKLPKEQGPNALAGEPFASANLDELGTETAPAPTERITSKPVSSSIQQARNATVFIRTPWGSGSGFFVDARGRIVTNRHVVEFDEKQLDQLRSKIGKLEGELKAEKKILDRMERELAQVQDPDLRPRYTQILQSRQTRYDKYQALKDRLQGQLRNIDYYSPLSDLQVVLADGTEYDISAVTFSDKFDLALLTLQDRTPESATPIRPNFQPLDQGSKVYTVGCPSGLRHTVTGGIVSGYRRYGDGLLIQTDAPINPGNSGGPLIDSRGRLLGVNSMIIEGTEGLGFAIAARDVWSEFNLEGSD is encoded by the coding sequence ATGCGCTGCCCCCATTGCGGATTCGATCAGGAAGAAGCGGAGTCTTGTCAGGCCTGCGGGCTGGTCTTTGCCAAGTATGCCCAAAGGCAGCAGCGGCTGCAGGAGACCGAGGCCCCCGTTTCTGAGCCAGCTCGAAGCGGTGGGAATAAGGTTTGGTTTTTGGTCAGCCTCGCCCTGATTGTCGGGTTGACGGCTGGGGGGATATTGCGGGGCCGGAAAGCGTCCGAACCTGCGGTGTCAGAAATTAAGCTGCCGAAGGAGCAGGGGCCGAATGCTTTAGCCGGTGAACCCTTTGCTTCTGCGAATTTGGACGAGCTCGGGACGGAAACGGCTCCCGCGCCTACTGAACGAATAACGTCGAAACCCGTTTCCAGCTCTATTCAGCAAGCCCGCAACGCCACGGTATTCATCCGCACCCCCTGGGGCAGCGGTTCGGGCTTTTTTGTCGATGCCCGGGGACGGATCGTCACCAACCGCCACGTGGTGGAGTTCGACGAGAAACAGCTGGACCAGTTGCGCAGCAAAATCGGCAAGTTGGAAGGGGAGCTGAAAGCGGAAAAGAAAATTCTGGATCGCATGGAGAGGGAGTTGGCCCAGGTGCAGGATCCCGATTTACGGCCCCGTTATACGCAGATCCTGCAGAGCCGTCAGACCCGGTACGACAAGTATCAGGCTCTCAAGGACAGGTTGCAGGGGCAGTTGCGCAATATCGACTATTATTCCCCCTTATCCGATCTTCAGGTAGTTTTGGCCGACGGTACTGAATACGATATTTCCGCCGTAACCTTCAGCGATAAATTTGACCTGGCCCTGCTGACTCTGCAGGACCGGACTCCAGAGTCCGCGACCCCGATCCGACCGAACTTTCAGCCCCTTGATCAGGGAAGCAAGGTCTATACGGTGGGTTGCCCGTCAGGCCTGCGGCACACGGTGACTGGCGGTATCGTTTCCGGATACCGCCGCTACGGCGACGGCCTGCTGATTCAGACCGATGCCCCCATCAACCCGGGCAATAGCGGCGGGCCCCTCATCGATAGCCGGGGTCGGCTCCTCGGGGTCAACAGCATGATCATCGAAGGTACCGAAGGGCTTGGTTTTGCAATTGCTGCACGGGATGTGTGGTCGGAGTTTAACCTTGAGGGGTCGGACTAG
- a CDS encoding DUF504 domain-containing protein: protein MQPIQDLLHRIQWDREFSAAEFKIGYYDRVEDRIILVPFSALHLLKGDHFMFELYDLDGGVRSVPFHRVREVYRDGQCIWKRPEPHH from the coding sequence ATGCAACCGATTCAGGACCTGCTTCATCGTATCCAATGGGACCGGGAGTTCTCCGCCGCCGAGTTCAAGATCGGCTATTACGACCGGGTCGAGGACCGGATTATCCTGGTGCCCTTTTCGGCGCTCCATTTGCTTAAAGGGGACCATTTCATGTTCGAGCTTTACGACCTCGACGGCGGTGTTCGCAGTGTACCCTTCCATCGGGTTCGGGAGGTTTATCGGGATGGGCAATGCATCTGGAAGAGACCGGAACCTCATCATTAA
- a CDS encoding MBL fold metallo-hydrolase yields the protein MENLVCIDLDQPGLEGFRQFISAWLYREEQFTLLVDPGPLSTIPHLVSELRRHKVERLDYVLLTHIHIDHAGGTGALLREFPEARVVCHPGGSSIWRRRKSSGRVQKKCWESSPKGMGKFFLSRRTGSPLKSTSARPACGPFSPLDMPSTIAAI from the coding sequence ATGGAAAACCTTGTCTGTATCGACCTTGACCAGCCGGGCCTCGAAGGTTTTCGCCAATTCATCAGCGCCTGGCTCTACCGGGAGGAGCAGTTCACCCTGCTGGTCGACCCCGGGCCGCTCTCCACTATCCCCCATCTGGTCAGCGAGCTTCGCCGGCACAAAGTCGAGCGGCTTGACTACGTTCTGCTGACCCACATCCATATCGATCATGCCGGCGGAACGGGAGCCCTGCTGCGTGAATTTCCCGAAGCCAGGGTGGTCTGCCATCCCGGGGGGTCCAGCATCTGGCGTCGCCGGAAAAGCTCTGGCAGGGTTCAAAAAAAGTGTTGGGAAAGCTCGCCGAAAGGTATGGGGAAATTCTTCCTGTCCCGGCGGACCGGATCACCTTTGAAGAGCACATCGGCAAGACCGGCGTGCGGACCTTTCTCACCCCTGGACATGCCCAGCACCATTGCTGCTATTTGA
- a CDS encoding HNH endonuclease — translation MAELKQCRRCRKTLHIDHFVDSSGLRNPRGHYCQLCHLKRLDERHRAALKRELITIKKLRIIYGKHWRHYAAPEFFHASLHDERDFCPYCGTWFDEITPGTFNNSLLHLDHMDPLDKGGENSIRNVVVCCGPCNIRKGKRLFLDWLAMLEPKYRKLARAIYRHKHGHPPEGFIEGHSTKRGWPYLELTLYKPVAELQKLFPKPVVAVPSRKRPPASTAKRNKTGAGRANKS, via the coding sequence ATGGCCGAACTCAAACAGTGCCGCCGCTGCCGCAAGACCCTGCATATCGACCACTTCGTCGATAGCAGCGGCCTACGTAATCCGCGGGGGCATTATTGCCAGCTTTGCCATTTGAAGCGGCTCGATGAACGGCACCGGGCGGCCCTGAAACGGGAACTGATCACCATCAAAAAGCTGCGGATCATCTACGGCAAGCACTGGCGGCACTATGCGGCGCCGGAATTCTTTCACGCCAGCCTGCACGATGAACGGGATTTTTGTCCCTATTGCGGCACCTGGTTTGACGAGATCACCCCCGGCACCTTCAACAACTCACTGTTGCACCTCGACCATATGGACCCTCTGGACAAGGGCGGCGAAAACTCGATCCGTAACGTGGTGGTCTGTTGCGGCCCCTGTAATATTCGAAAGGGCAAGCGCTTATTCCTTGACTGGCTGGCGATGCTGGAGCCCAAATACCGCAAGCTGGCCCGCGCCATCTATCGCCACAAACACGGCCATCCGCCTGAAGGTTTTATCGAAGGACACAGCACCAAACGTGGCTGGCCCTATCTGGAGTTGACACTCTATAAACCGGTTGCGGAGTTGCAAAAGCTCTTTCCAAAGCCTGTCGTCGCTGTCCCTTCCCGCAAACGACCGCCGGCAAGCACGGCAAAACGCAATAAGACCGGCGCCGGCCGAGCAAACAAGTCGTAA
- a CDS encoding shikimate kinase has translation MTMEKRSNIALVGMPGSGKSTVGLILAEELSRDFVDTDSLIESSQGRKLQHIVDMDGYAELRRIEENILLDLHVQNHIIATGGSVVYSQRGMTHLQSISIIVFLNVELSDLRSRIHNYDSRGIAKRPEQSFEDLFRERFELYTRYADITIDGAGLSKEEVCNRVLQAIKN, from the coding sequence ATGACGATGGAAAAACGCTCCAACATAGCCCTGGTGGGCATGCCCGGATCGGGCAAGAGCACCGTCGGTTTGATTCTGGCGGAAGAGTTGTCACGGGATTTTGTGGACACAGACTCGCTCATTGAATCGTCGCAAGGTCGAAAACTGCAGCATATTGTCGATATGGACGGATACGCGGAACTCCGAAGGATCGAAGAGAACATTCTTCTTGATCTGCATGTACAGAATCACATCATCGCCACGGGCGGCAGTGTCGTTTATAGCCAACGGGGGATGACTCACCTTCAGTCCATCAGCATCATCGTCTTTCTCAATGTAGAATTGAGTGACCTCAGGTCGCGGATTCATAACTATGACTCCCGCGGCATCGCAAAACGTCCAGAGCAGAGTTTTGAGGACCTCTTTCGTGAACGATTCGAGCTCTACACCCGGTATGCCGACATCACCATCGACGGTGCGGGACTGTCCAAGGAAGAGGTCTGTAACAGAGTCCTCCAGGCAATAAAAAACTAG
- a CDS encoding DUF2779 domain-containing protein has translation MPYEGLSFGEQLTRTKQLIDSGAEVIYEASFSFSAIFVKVDILVRDGDAWQIHEVKMGTSVKDVNLDDVAVQHYVLNGCGLSVSKSFLVHINNQYVRQGDIEVDKLFTGEEITPQVLARLQSMPEVVQELRSTLRESAEPSIDIGPHCKDPYECDFIPYCWRHIPEDSIFDLRGRGTDKFKLYNQGIVRLADVPLDELNGAQRFQAEATLEQKDVTDREAVREFLGSLWYPLCHLDFETFDTPIPPFDGVRPYQKVPFQYSLHIQKEVGAEPEHCEYLAQPNVDPRRELIEQLLTTIPEDACILTYNQAFEKGVLRELAKLFPDLAEAIEVRLANVRDLMAPFKRRDVYRWPMRGSYSIKEVLPALVPELSYTGMEIADGMAAMQAYREMCALEAGEKLDRLRAAMLDYCRLDTLAMVKILKVLVATEGFSSC, from the coding sequence GTGCCCTACGAGGGTCTGTCCTTCGGCGAGCAGCTCACCCGCACCAAGCAACTCATCGACAGCGGCGCCGAGGTCATTTACGAGGCCTCCTTTTCCTTCTCCGCTATCTTCGTCAAGGTCGACATCCTGGTGCGTGACGGCGACGCCTGGCAGATCCATGAAGTGAAGATGGGCACCAGCGTCAAGGACGTCAATCTCGACGACGTTGCCGTGCAGCACTATGTCCTCAACGGTTGCGGCCTGAGTGTTTCCAAGTCCTTTCTGGTGCACATCAACAACCAATACGTGCGCCAGGGCGACATCGAGGTCGACAAGCTCTTCACCGGCGAGGAGATCACTCCGCAGGTGCTTGCCCGCCTGCAGAGCATGCCCGAGGTGGTGCAAGAGCTGCGCTCCACCCTGCGCGAGAGCGCCGAGCCGAGTATCGATATAGGCCCCCACTGCAAAGATCCCTACGAATGCGATTTTATCCCCTACTGCTGGCGACACATCCCCGAGGATTCCATCTTCGATCTGCGCGGCCGGGGGACCGACAAGTTTAAACTCTACAACCAGGGCATCGTGCGCCTAGCAGACGTGCCTCTCGATGAGCTCAACGGCGCCCAGCGCTTCCAGGCCGAGGCAACCCTTGAACAAAAAGATGTTACCGACCGCGAAGCGGTAAGGGAATTTCTCGGCAGCCTCTGGTATCCCCTCTGCCATCTCGACTTCGAGACCTTCGACACTCCGATCCCACCCTTCGACGGGGTGCGTCCCTACCAAAAAGTCCCCTTCCAGTATTCGCTGCATATTCAAAAGGAAGTGGGCGCCGAGCCGGAGCATTGCGAATACCTGGCCCAACCCAACGTCGATCCGCGCCGTGAACTGATCGAACAACTCCTGACTACCATCCCCGAAGACGCCTGCATCCTGACCTATAACCAGGCTTTCGAAAAGGGCGTACTGCGAGAACTCGCCAAGCTGTTCCCGGATCTGGCCGAGGCCATCGAGGTGCGGCTGGCCAACGTGCGCGACCTGATGGCGCCCTTCAAGCGGCGTGACGTCTATCGCTGGCCGATGCGCGGCTCCTATTCGATCAAAGAGGTGCTTCCGGCCTTGGTGCCGGAGCTGTCCTATACAGGGATGGAGATCGCCGACGGCATGGCGGCGATGCAGGCGTATCGGGAGATGTGTGCGTTGGAGGCGGGGGAGAAATTGGATCGGTTGCGGGCGGCAATGCTGGACTATTGCCGGTTGGATACTTTGGCGATGGTGAAGATCTTGAAGGTGTTAGTTGCAACAGAGGGGTTTTCCTCATGCTAA
- the rrtA gene encoding rhombosortase, protein MKFRLPLLTCLLVGASLLATLCPFLTDALVYDRQAVLGGDWWRLFTAPLVHFSGSHLGWNLLVFGVAGWAVEAAEYRFFWLVCALACGLPGPIYLLIAPELARYGGLSGVATAAVVFFCACSLFKLPKNRRIWLAILVLTGVKIAVEAVGGASVFVHSNEVSFRVLPSVHVVGYLGAIAVAFVCQACSRAWGCIS, encoded by the coding sequence TTGAAGTTTCGACTGCCCCTGCTGACCTGCTTGCTGGTCGGGGCTTCGCTGCTGGCCACCCTCTGCCCGTTTTTGACGGATGCGCTGGTTTATGACCGGCAGGCGGTCCTGGGCGGAGATTGGTGGCGGCTTTTCACCGCGCCTCTGGTGCATTTTTCCGGCAGTCACCTAGGGTGGAACCTGCTGGTCTTCGGCGTTGCAGGTTGGGCCGTGGAGGCGGCCGAATATCGCTTTTTCTGGTTGGTCTGCGCCCTGGCCTGCGGTTTGCCCGGTCCGATCTATCTGTTGATTGCACCGGAGCTTGCAAGGTACGGCGGGCTTTCCGGGGTGGCCACCGCGGCGGTGGTCTTCTTCTGCGCCTGCAGTTTGTTTAAGCTGCCGAAAAATCGCCGGATCTGGTTGGCGATCCTCGTCCTCACTGGCGTGAAGATAGCGGTCGAAGCCGTTGGGGGCGCGTCCGTTTTCGTGCATTCGAACGAGGTGTCCTTTCGGGTGCTGCCTTCGGTCCATGTTGTCGGCTACTTAGGGGCAATAGCCGTAGCATTTGTATGTCAGGCATGTTCAAGGGCCTGGGGCTGCATCTCATAA
- a CDS encoding nitroreductase family protein codes for MCVSDPASMTLQAIEQRRSIRSFMDHPVSEEDLLTILRAANQAPSAHNQQSWRFVVIRGQRKKELVDLVKAKAGEFPKAASVLLRMAARSIHSAPVVVVVANTGELISHGTELFQIERDQALDFFKTMEIQSSAAAIQNLLVAATSLGLATVWLGILFLIKDDVLRLMGEQAGEFMAVIPVGYAAKPGKAPKKIDFEMMVEWMD; via the coding sequence ATGTGTGTATCCGATCCGGCCAGCATGACCTTGCAGGCTATCGAGCAACGTCGCAGTATCCGTTCCTTTATGGATCACCCCGTTTCCGAAGAGGATCTGCTGACTATTCTGCGTGCCGCCAACCAGGCGCCGTCGGCCCATAATCAGCAGTCGTGGAGGTTTGTTGTCATTCGCGGGCAGCGCAAAAAAGAACTAGTCGATCTGGTGAAAGCCAAGGCCGGTGAATTTCCCAAGGCGGCGTCCGTTTTGCTGCGCATGGCGGCTCGCAGCATTCACTCCGCCCCGGTGGTGGTTGTGGTAGCCAATACCGGGGAGTTGATCAGCCACGGCACGGAATTGTTTCAGATTGAAAGGGATCAGGCCCTCGATTTTTTCAAGACCATGGAGATTCAGAGTTCGGCGGCAGCCATCCAGAACCTGCTGGTGGCGGCAACTTCTCTTGGCCTGGCCACGGTTTGGCTAGGCATCCTGTTTCTTATCAAGGACGATGTGCTGCGCCTGATGGGGGAGCAAGCCGGGGAGTTTATGGCCGTTATTCCCGTCGGATATGCGGCCAAGCCCGGTAAGGCGCCTAAGAAGATCGATTTTGAAATGATGGTCGAATGGATGGATTGA